From the genome of Papaver somniferum cultivar HN1 chromosome 2, ASM357369v1, whole genome shotgun sequence, one region includes:
- the LOC113352124 gene encoding uncharacterized protein LOC113352124, translating into MLGIDGKNKDTEKARLNLEDVDIRKELHLRPKGDKLENPPACYTLKPEQRRDFCKFLKSVKFPDGYAANISRCANIADGKIHGLKSHDCHILLQRLLPVGIRAYLRKDVCTAIIELCNFFHDLCAKTLIVSHLDKLEKDIVFILCKLERIFPPAFFDVMVHLAVHLPREAKLVGPVGYSWMYPIERYLGTLKCYVGNKTCPEGSIAEAYIINDA; encoded by the exons ATGTTAGGTATTGATGGGAAAAACAAGGATACAGAGAAAGCTCGGTTAAATTTGGAAGATGTGGACATTAGGAAAGAATTGCATCTACGGcctaagggagataaactcgaaaACCCCCCAGCATGTTATACATTAAAACCAGAACAAAGAAGAGATTTTTGTAAGTTTTTGAAGTCGGTGAAGTTCCCAGATGGTTATGCGGCTAACATATCGAGGTGTGCTAACATTGCTGATGGAAAGATACATGGTCTGAAAAGCCATGACTGCCACATCTTGTTACAAAGACTTCTTCCTGTTGGAATTCGTGCTTATCTTCGCAAAGATGTGTGTACTGCCATAATTGAATTGTGTAACTTTTTTCATGATTTATGTGCAAAGACTTTGATTGTGAGTCACCTGGATAAATTAGAAAAGGATATTGTATTCATCCTTTGTAAGTTGGAGCGAATATTCCCACCGGCATTTTTTGATGTGATGGTTCATTTGGCTGTTCACTTGCCACGGGAAGCAAAACTTGTTGGACCAGTTGGATATAGTTGGATGTATCCAATCGAAAG GTACCTAGGAACACTTAAATGCTATGTGGGAAATAAAACGTGCCCAGAAGGTTCAATTGCAGAGGCTTACATCATTAATGATGCTTGA
- the LOC113354060 gene encoding L-ornithine N5-acetyltransferase NATA1-like, which translates to MAAKISNGGNHAATNSSSMFVRIRLGNISDVPHIHKLIYQMAVFERFPHLFEATEESLAATLFNSPPFQSVTCFMLEVSQHPFPQDKHSLNPNYKPITKTLDLEEPIKDPESKVFKTGDLNDFDGHDIVVAGWVIFFPNYPTFLAKQGFYVEDLFVREFYRGKGFGKMLLSAVATQAVKMGFCRVDWICLKWNEKAIKFYEDVIGAEVMKEWGVCRLAGKSLEAYGEN; encoded by the coding sequence ATGGCTGCTAAAATTTCCAACGGAGGAAACCATGCTGCCACAAACTCATCCTCAATGTTCGTCAGAATCCGCCTAGGCAACATTTCAGACGTTCCTCATATACACAAGTTAATCTACCAAATGGCTGTTTTTGAACGTTTCCCCCACTTATTTGAAGCAACCGAGGAATCACTAGCAGCCACCCTGTTCAATTCTCCACCCTTTCAGTCCGTTACTTGTTTCATGCTGGAAGTTTCTCAGCACCCGTTTCCACAAGACAAACATTCTTTGAACCCGAACTACAAACCTATCACTAAGACACTAGATCTCGAGGAACCGATCAAGGATCCAGAATCGAAAGTTTTTAAGACAGGTGATTTGAATGATTTTGATGGTCATGATATTGTTGTGGCTGGTTGGGTCATATTTTTCCCAAACTACCCAACATTTTTAGCGAAACAAGGTTTTTATGTAGAGGATTTATTTGTGAGAGAATTTTATAGAGGGAAGGGATTTGGAAAGATGTTGTTGTCTGCGGTTGCAACTCAGGCAGTGAAGATGGGATTTTGTCGTGTCGATTGGATTTGTTTGAAATGGAATGAGAAGGCTATCAAATTTTATGAAGACGTTATTGGTGCTGAGGTTATGAAGGAATGGGGTGTTTGTAGGTTGGCTGGTAAATCCCTTGAGGCTTATGGAGAAAACTAA